From a single Hymenobacter sp. YIM 151500-1 genomic region:
- a CDS encoding DUF805 domain-containing protein: MIQLYSLVRGRQGRVAFALEIFPVLLPLVLLYALTPTGQLPPVLLASGLWLVSTALVAGLAVRRLHDIGRSGFYAILLITPVLNWALLVALLLLPSRPRAVRQRRVSTPIQMPVWRVAAAA, translated from the coding sequence TTGATACAACTTTACTCCTTGGTACGGGGGCGGCAGGGCCGTGTAGCGTTTGCGCTGGAAATATTTCCGGTGCTGCTCCCGTTGGTACTGCTCTACGCCCTGACTCCCACGGGCCAGCTGCCGCCGGTGCTGCTGGCCTCGGGCCTGTGGCTGGTAAGCACGGCGCTGGTGGCCGGGCTAGCCGTGCGGCGCCTGCACGACATAGGCCGTAGCGGCTTCTACGCCATCCTGCTGATTACGCCGGTACTCAACTGGGCCCTACTGGTGGCGCTGCTGCTGCTGCCCAGCCGTCCCCGGGCTGTTCGGCAGCGCCGGGTTTCGACTCCTATTCAGATGCCCGTTTGGCGCGTGGCTGCTGCCGCTTAA
- a CDS encoding MOSC domain-containing protein, which produces MADSLFLSELYIYPVKSLGGIRLTEAEVTLRGLRHDRRWLIVNERNQFMTQRKTAAMAHLKVAPAYNGFLLSHQQRPDLLPLFVPFEATPEKTVFVTIWDDMVFAWRARPECDEWLSEALGQSCKLVYMSDMVRRDVEPDFNPEGQLVSFADAYPYLLIGEGSLQELNGRLAEPVGMDRFRPNLVYRGGGPFAEDSWGEFAVGDVAFRAVRACGRCVLTTINQHTAQKHALGEPLRTLASYRTHESSVLFGQHVTASGPGHIRVGDRISVRSYKA; this is translated from the coding sequence ATGGCCGATTCTCTTTTTCTCTCTGAGCTATATATCTATCCTGTGAAGTCCCTGGGCGGCATCCGGCTGACGGAGGCCGAGGTAACGCTGCGGGGCCTGCGCCACGACCGGCGCTGGCTGATTGTGAACGAGCGAAACCAGTTCATGACCCAGCGCAAAACGGCAGCCATGGCCCACCTGAAAGTGGCTCCCGCCTACAATGGCTTTCTGCTCAGCCATCAGCAGCGCCCCGATTTGCTGCCCTTGTTCGTGCCCTTCGAGGCCACGCCCGAAAAAACGGTGTTCGTGACCATCTGGGACGATATGGTATTTGCCTGGCGGGCCCGCCCCGAGTGCGACGAGTGGCTGAGCGAAGCGCTGGGCCAGTCCTGCAAGCTGGTGTACATGTCGGACATGGTGCGGCGCGACGTGGAGCCCGACTTCAACCCCGAGGGCCAGCTGGTAAGCTTCGCCGATGCCTACCCCTATCTGCTGATTGGGGAAGGCTCCTTGCAGGAGCTGAACGGGCGGCTGGCCGAGCCCGTGGGCATGGACCGGTTCCGGCCCAATCTGGTGTACCGCGGCGGCGGGCCGTTTGCCGAGGATAGCTGGGGCGAGTTTGCGGTGGGCGACGTGGCTTTCCGGGCCGTGCGGGCCTGTGGCCGGTGCGTGCTGACCACCATCAACCAGCACACGGCCCAAAAACACGCCCTCGGTGAGCCCCTGCGCACCCTGGCTAGCTACCGCACCCACGAGAGCAGCGTCCTGTTCGGGCAGCACGTCACGGCCAGCGGCCCCGGCCACATCCGCGTCGGCGACCGTATCAGCGTGCGGAGCTACAAGGCCTGA
- a CDS encoding DUF547 domain-containing protein gives MHFLLRFSFLSGFLLLWCLPTALRAADDSPAPQLHEPWHQVLVRHVTPDGRLDYSGMRKEVDRVRSYLHSLRQVKPNPKTWTPDQSKAFWINAYNAAATYLVLQHYPVTSINDIRVKGAGGSKSPWEAPVLNVGGQAYSLNQVEVLLRNQFHDPRVHFALMYAAVSCPPLLAGAYDGAHLNEQLDEQARRFINDPAYNELQPNQVRLSGLFEAYATEFGSGAYLLDFLNRYARTPVLPTARIEYLSFSWALNDRTSLSRSQALGQH, from the coding sequence ATGCACTTTTTGTTACGCTTCTCTTTTCTGTCCGGCTTCCTGCTGCTGTGGTGCCTGCCCACCGCCTTGCGCGCCGCCGATGATAGCCCGGCGCCGCAGCTGCACGAACCCTGGCACCAGGTGCTCGTTCGCCACGTCACCCCCGACGGGCGCCTCGACTACAGCGGCATGCGGAAAGAAGTTGACCGAGTGCGCAGCTACTTGCACAGCCTGCGCCAGGTGAAGCCCAACCCCAAAACCTGGACTCCGGACCAGAGCAAAGCCTTTTGGATTAATGCCTACAATGCTGCCGCCACCTACCTCGTGTTGCAGCATTACCCCGTCACCAGCATCAACGACATCCGCGTGAAAGGCGCGGGCGGCTCGAAGTCGCCCTGGGAAGCGCCGGTGCTGAACGTGGGCGGGCAGGCGTACTCGCTCAACCAAGTGGAGGTGCTGCTGCGCAACCAGTTCCACGACCCGCGGGTGCACTTTGCCCTGATGTACGCGGCCGTATCGTGCCCGCCCCTGCTGGCCGGGGCCTACGACGGAGCCCACCTCAACGAGCAGCTCGACGAGCAGGCCCGCCGCTTCATCAACGACCCGGCCTACAACGAGTTACAGCCCAACCAGGTGCGGTTGTCGGGGTTGTTTGAGGCTTACGCCACGGAGTTTGGGTCGGGGGCTTACCTGCTCGATTTTCTGAACCGCTACGCCCGCACCCCGGTGCTGCCCACGGCCCGTATCGAGTACCTGTCGTTTAGCTGGGCCCTGAACGACCGGACCAGCCTGAGCCGCTCCCAGGCGCTGGGCCAGCACTAG
- a CDS encoding DUF2461 domain-containing protein: MHLSLVLDFLRALAADNNKAWMDAHRPDYQRARAEFTTLTTELLRQAQSSLAPELRGLSAQDVMYRLHKNDRSQRDPETYKRHMSMGLKQGGRLSPWAGYYLALEPGGESYVGAGRWEPEPRQLAAIRQEIHYSPDAFHTLRQAPDFVQHFPAGLDRIDMLKTAPKGYDRHDPDIEWLRLKRFFVWAPFTDAEVLRPDFPARVLAAWHAARPFVHFLNEAMREAT, encoded by the coding sequence ATGCACCTTTCCCTGGTTCTGGATTTCCTGCGTGCCCTAGCCGCCGACAACAACAAAGCGTGGATGGACGCCCACCGGCCTGACTACCAGCGGGCCCGCGCCGAGTTTACCACGCTCACCACCGAGCTGCTGCGCCAAGCTCAATCCTCGCTGGCCCCCGAGCTGCGGGGCCTTAGTGCCCAGGACGTGATGTACCGCCTGCACAAAAACGACCGTTCGCAGCGCGACCCCGAAACCTACAAGCGCCACATGAGCATGGGGCTGAAGCAGGGCGGGCGCCTGAGCCCCTGGGCCGGCTATTACCTGGCCCTGGAGCCCGGCGGCGAGTCGTACGTGGGGGCGGGCCGCTGGGAGCCGGAGCCGCGGCAGCTGGCTGCCATCCGCCAGGAAATCCACTACAGCCCCGACGCCTTTCACACCCTGCGCCAGGCGCCCGACTTCGTGCAGCACTTCCCCGCCGGCCTCGACCGCATCGACATGCTGAAAACTGCCCCCAAAGGCTACGACCGCCACGACCCCGACATCGAATGGCTGCGGCTGAAGCGGTTTTTCGTGTGGGCGCCCTTCACCGATGCTGAGGTGCTGCGCCCCGACTTCCCGGCGCGGGTCCTGGCCGCCTGGCACGCCGCCCGGCCCTTCGTCCATTTCCTCAACGAAGCCATGCGCGAGGCTACCTGA
- a CDS encoding deoxynucleoside kinase: protein MHIAIVGNIGAGKTTLANKLAHYFNWEVFLEDVDHNPYLKDFYDDMPRWAFHLQVYFLNSRFRQTQRIKQLQQASKGVIQDRTIYEDAHIFAANLHRSSLMTERDYQNYLGLFDSMISMVDPPDLLLYLRADLPKLVSQIEKRNRDYENNIKIEYLKHLNEHYEEWIGQYKHGKLLIVDVNHLDYVNNPEDLSVIIDKINSTLFGLF from the coding sequence ATGCACATTGCAATCGTCGGCAACATTGGCGCCGGCAAAACCACGCTGGCTAACAAACTGGCGCATTATTTCAACTGGGAGGTGTTTCTGGAAGATGTCGATCATAATCCGTACCTAAAGGATTTCTACGACGACATGCCGCGGTGGGCCTTCCACTTGCAAGTGTATTTTCTGAATAGCCGCTTCCGCCAAACCCAGCGAATCAAGCAGTTGCAGCAGGCCAGCAAGGGCGTAATTCAGGACCGCACCATCTACGAGGACGCGCACATCTTCGCCGCCAACCTGCACCGCTCCAGCCTGATGACTGAGCGGGACTACCAGAACTACCTGGGTTTGTTCGACTCCATGATCAGCATGGTAGACCCACCCGACCTGCTGCTTTACCTCAGAGCCGACCTGCCTAAGCTGGTGTCGCAGATTGAGAAGCGCAACCGCGACTACGAGAACAATATCAAGATTGAGTACCTCAAGCACCTGAACGAGCACTACGAAGAGTGGATCGGGCAGTACAAGCACGGCAAGCTGCTCATCGTCGATGTCAACCACCTCGATTACGTCAACAACCCCGAGGACCTGAGCGTGATTATCGACAAAATCAACAGCACCCTGTTTGGCCTGTTCTAA
- a CDS encoding DUF6565 domain-containing protein: MKHAFFSGALLAAGLLLAPATYAQQQPRPTPGSATASGVERDLRIFSDWVNDKLDRAEASARREMPKVTAEFDRQSRRLDRAVDSLTAESKREYSTQKARYQRWATRQDSLDQAARRPETAQQAQRRLLNEDVNISRARPTELPDLYLRLLETMRADRKNWTQADWSAASAVLSRLNARYEQVREQLPLEERLRIRSLQGEFRTLEKARDVKDVMRE, from the coding sequence ATGAAACACGCCTTTTTCTCAGGAGCCCTGCTCGCCGCCGGCCTGCTGCTGGCTCCCGCCACTTACGCCCAGCAGCAACCCCGGCCGACACCGGGCTCAGCCACCGCATCGGGGGTGGAGCGCGACTTGCGCATCTTCAGCGACTGGGTAAACGACAAGCTGGACCGGGCCGAGGCCAGCGCCCGGCGCGAAATGCCCAAAGTCACGGCCGAGTTTGACCGCCAGAGCCGCCGCCTCGACCGGGCCGTGGACAGCCTCACGGCGGAGTCGAAGCGCGAGTACTCTACCCAGAAGGCCCGCTACCAACGCTGGGCCACGCGCCAGGACAGCCTCGACCAAGCTGCCCGCCGCCCCGAAACTGCCCAGCAGGCCCAGCGCCGCCTGCTCAACGAGGACGTGAACATCAGCCGCGCCCGCCCCACCGAGCTGCCCGACCTGTACCTGCGCCTGCTCGAAACCATGCGCGCCGACCGGAAAAACTGGACCCAGGCCGACTGGAGTGCTGCCAGTGCCGTGCTCAGCCGCCTTAATGCCCGCTACGAGCAGGTGCGCGAGCAGCTGCCGCTGGAAGAGCGCCTGCGCATCCGCAGCCTCCAGGGCGAGTTCCGCACCCTGGAAAAAGCCCGCGACGTGAAAGACGTGATGCGCGAGTAA
- a CDS encoding GNAT family N-acetyltransferase, with protein sequence MSTAPPPSLHVQPASLADIPTIVELAEATWEPTYRFILSKEQIDYMYRVIYTPTSLKRQMTEQGHCFVLLYDEEQACGFASYSAKEPAGTFHLNKIYVLPSHQGRGLGQLLLRAVEAAVRATGGTMLELNVNRHNPAQAFYEHEGFQRHREEDIPIGPYWMNDYVMRKKLNLGT encoded by the coding sequence ATGTCAACTGCACCTCCTCCTTCACTCCACGTCCAGCCCGCTAGCCTTGCCGATATCCCGACCATCGTTGAACTGGCCGAAGCTACCTGGGAGCCCACCTACCGCTTTATCCTTTCCAAGGAGCAGATTGACTACATGTACCGCGTCATCTACACGCCGACCTCGCTGAAACGGCAGATGACCGAGCAGGGCCACTGCTTTGTGCTGCTCTACGACGAGGAGCAGGCCTGCGGCTTTGCATCTTACTCGGCCAAGGAGCCGGCCGGTACGTTTCACCTCAACAAAATCTACGTGCTGCCCTCTCACCAGGGCCGCGGCCTGGGCCAGCTGTTGCTGCGGGCCGTGGAAGCCGCCGTGCGCGCCACCGGTGGCACCATGCTGGAGCTGAACGTCAACCGCCACAACCCCGCCCAGGCCTTTTACGAACACGAAGGCTTCCAGCGCCACCGCGAAGAAGACATTCCCATCGGCCCGTACTGGATGAATGACTACGTGATGCGGAAGAAGTTGAATTTAGGGACTTAG
- a CDS encoding CDGSH iron-sulfur domain-containing protein: protein MATKLTVLSNGSLRVEGTDFELVDAQGQPYGLAGRERISICRCGLSGNKPFCDGSHKGHFEHDATAFDLPAPGTPVKPAVPPATPSDAGGMPLGSV, encoded by the coding sequence ATGGCAACCAAACTCACGGTACTTAGTAATGGCTCGCTCCGCGTGGAGGGCACTGATTTCGAGCTGGTAGATGCCCAGGGCCAGCCCTACGGCCTGGCGGGCCGGGAACGAATCAGTATCTGCCGCTGCGGGTTGTCGGGTAACAAACCCTTCTGCGACGGTTCGCACAAAGGCCACTTCGAGCACGACGCCACCGCCTTCGACCTGCCCGCGCCGGGCACCCCGGTGAAACCGGCAGTGCCGCCCGCCACGCCGTCGGATGCCGGCGGTATGCCGCTAGGCAGCGTATAG
- a CDS encoding acyl-CoA-binding protein, translating into MATPEEFEAAAARSKELPAKPDNMTLLKLYALYKQGSEGDISGDRPGGFDFKAIAKYDAWAGLRGKSQEEARQEYVAFVNELFAKA; encoded by the coding sequence GAAGAATTTGAAGCCGCTGCCGCCCGCAGCAAAGAACTGCCCGCCAAACCCGACAACATGACCCTGCTCAAGCTCTACGCCCTCTACAAGCAAGGCAGCGAGGGCGACATCTCCGGCGACCGGCCCGGAGGCTTCGACTTCAAAGCCATTGCCAAGTACGACGCCTGGGCCGGCCTGCGCGGCAAATCCCAGGAAGAAGCCCGCCAGGAGTACGTAGCCTTCGTCAACGAGCTGTTTGCAAAGGCTTAG